In Aegilops tauschii subsp. strangulata cultivar AL8/78 chromosome 3, Aet v6.0, whole genome shotgun sequence, one genomic interval encodes:
- the LOC109738986 gene encoding F-box protein At2g26850 — protein MLALVATFVFSCLLFLSKPCARDMRLFLASISQQLALSLLGFLAGYRLLGGVASTAADAMPLMPSFKRKRPAAKLETTDTTGEPSVLDLPELAIDCILAKLPPAELRNMAAVSRSMRERCRSDHLWERHMSDKWGSVLGTAARDEWRSYLSSSTAAGGGASGCGSAGSGKHRRWLAALSCVCPVVSWMRPRADGGAGTSAGPVLDDSIMSWYLHLESGKFWFPAQVYNREHGHVGFMMSCYDAELSYDFRTDTFHARYPPHGRRTVVLEDGVQWDRIRAPRVETLAHDLHASDCLHELRPGDNIEIQWRRNKEFPYGWWYGVVGHLESCDGNEHFCRCHRSDTVVLEFNQYTPGSRWRQSLVNRKDHREEGNESDGFYGGIRKLQDKDESSKWKQLWPTDILE, from the exons ATGCTTGCCCTGGTCGCCACCTTCGTCTTCTCCTGCCTCCTCTTCTTGTCCAAGCCATGCGCCCGTGACATGAGACTCTTCCTCGCTTCCATCTCCCAACAACTCGCGCTCTCGCTGCTCGGATTCTTGGCCGGCTACAGGCTGCTCGGCGGCGTCGCCTCCACGGCCGCGGACGCCATGCCCCTCATGCCTTCCTTCAAGAGGAAGCGCCCGGCCGCCAAGCTGGAGACTACGGATACGACCGGCGAGCCGTCGGTGCTCGACCTCCCGGAGCTGGCCATCGACTGCATTCTCGCCAAGCTGCCGCCGGCGGAGCTGCGGAACATGGCCGCCGTCAGCCGGTCCATGCGGGAAAGGTGCAGGAGCGACCACCTCTGGGAGCGCCACATGTCCGACAAGTGGGGTTCTGTCCTGGGTACCGCCGCGAGGGACGAGTGGAGGTCGTATCTGTCCTCGTCGAccgcggccggcggcggcgcgtcggggTGCGGGTCTGCTGGCAGCGGCAAGCACCGGAGGTGGCTTGCCGCGCTGTCCTGCGTCTGCCCGGTGGTGTCCTGGATGCGGCCTAGGGCCGACGGCGGCGCCGGCACGTCCGCGGGCCCTGTGCTGGATGATTCCATCATGTCGTGGTATCTCCACCTGGAGAGCGGCAAGTTCTGGTTCCCCGCACAGGTCTACAACCGAGAG CATGGGCATGTTGGGTTCATGATGTCATGCTATGATGCAGAGCTCAGCTATGATTTCCGCACTGACACGTTCCACGCAAG GTATCCACCACACGGGCGACGAACTGTAGTCTTGGAAGATGGCGTGCAATGGGACAGGATCAGGGCACCTCGGGTCGAAACTCTTGCACATGACCTGCATGCCTCTGACTGCTTACATGAACTACGGCCTGGCGATAACATTGAGATTCAGTGGAGAAGGAACAAGGAGTTCCCATATG GCTGGTGGTATGGAGTTGTTGGCCACTTGGAATCATGTGATGGAAATGAGCACTTTTGTCGGTGTCATCGTAGTG ACACCGTGGTGCTGGAGTTCAATCAATACACGCCTGGCTCAAGATGGAGGCAGTCCCTGGTGAATCGGAAGGACCACAGGGAAGAAGGCAACGAGAGTGACGGATTCTACGGTGGAATAAGGAAGCTCCAAGACAAGGATGAAAGCTCAAAGTGGAAGCAGCTATGGCCAACGGATATCCTGGAATAA